A genomic window from Fusarium oxysporum Fo47 chromosome VIII, complete sequence includes:
- a CDS encoding PQ loop repeat-domain-containing protein: MDVPVAANILGTLGAVCWSIQLIPQIIVNYRRHNATGLQPSMMMLWAWAGVPLGVYNIVKEFNIALRIQPQILTLLSLVTWIQCYYYERKWSVYRSLLVVVPIAAVMGGIQASLIIALRIAKSRSLEWPLILMASLSAALLAAGVLTHYWDIWKHRTVRGISFLFVAIDAAGDVFSLVSVFFQPELDVLGIVIYATEFVLWCGVFACGGYYNLLPWVRKRFGSEGKRVEGEESAGNGVMMNENISSSSVFRTVSGNGEGVRARNAHHGSQDVE, encoded by the exons ATGGATGTCCCCGTCGCTGCCAATATTCTAGGCACACTCGGAGCT GTCTGTTGGTCAATCCAG CTGATTCCTCAAATCATCGTCAATTACCGTCGCCATAATGCAACGGGTCTTCAACcatcgatgatgatgctctggGCATGGGCAGGTGTTCCGCTAGGCGTGTacaacatcgtcaaagaGTTCAACATCGCCTTACGGATACAGCCTCAGATCTTGACGCTTTTGAGTCTCGTAACATGGATTCAATGTTACTACTACGAACGA AAATGGAGTGTCTACCGCTCTTTACTCGTTGTCGTCCCAATCGCAGCCGTGATGGGCGGAATCcaagccagtctcatcatcgcccttCGCATCGCCAAATCACGCTCGCTAGAATGGCCTCTCATCCTCATGGCATCTCTGTCCGCAGCCTTACTCGCAGCAGGCGTACTAACCCACTACTGGGACATCTGGAAGCATCGAACGGTCCGCGGCATATCATTTCTGTTCGTGGCCATTGATGCCGCAGGCGACGTGTTCTCACTTGTGTCCGTGTTCTTCCAGCCTGaacttgatgttcttggtaTTGTGATCTACGCGACAGAGTTTGTTCTGTGGTGTGGTGTTTTTGCTTGTGGTGGGTATTACAACCTGTTGCCATGGGTCAGAAAGAGGTTTGGGAGTGAGGGTAAGAGGGTTGAAGGTGAGGAGAGTGCAGGGAATGGGgtcatgatgaatgagaACATTTCTTCTAGTTCGGTGTTCAGGACGGTGAGTGGGAACGGAGAGGGCGTGAGGGCGAGGAATGCGCATCATGGATCTCAAGATGTTGAGTGA
- a CDS encoding major facilitator superfamily domain-containing protein, which produces MGTESQINAAQAPIGTRDEAIAIVGEEQHSIDPIVAARAVRKIDLFLIPAMIIGYGLVYYDKAILGSAVLFGMTTDLHLTIVDASTTPPTVDTRRLSWATSLFYFGMLAGLYPMTFALQRFNIGRVLGGVVVVWAAICMLTAAVTSYQGLYVQRFFLGFVESIIPTGFMCIVSGYYTQAEQSLRQSWWFSSTGLFTIIGGAMNYGFAQITGGGLKRWQYIYLLAGSLTFLFGLFCFIMPNSPVSAWFLTSEERFAAVERLRHGQTGVRCTKFKSSQLKEAILDVKIWLVALMMASAYTVNGAVSGFGPLIVSTFGWSTLHSILFQFPLGGLCFIVILLTGWLGSKFTNIRIFMLIFTCLPVIAGCAIIWKSEWSYRAAAPVVGYSITGFFGGTVSLIITIGMSNVAGHTKKSFMAATIFVAYCVGNIVGPQLVWSQTKKDHYPALWLGLIICYIICICASTTLYFVLRNENKRRDALGLGDESERAKLAFQDLTDKENPYFRYVY; this is translated from the exons ATGGGAACAGAAAGTCAAATAAATGCCGCGCAGGCACCGATAGGAACGAGAGATGAGGCCATCGCCATTGTAGGTGAGGAGCAGCACTCAATTGATCCCATCGTCGCAGCGCGCGCCGTTCGAAAGATTGACTTGTTTCTCATCCCCGCCATGATCATAGGCT ATGGACTTGTATACTACGATAAAGCCATTCTTGGTTCAGCTGTTCTCTTCGGCATGACGACGGATTTACACCTTACCATTGTTGATGCATCGACTACACCGCCAACAGTTGATACCCGTCGTTTAAGCTGGGCGACGTCACTGTTCTACTTTGGGATGCTGGCGGGTTTGTATCCCATGACATTTGCTCTTCAGAGGTTCAACATCGGTCGTGTTCTCGGTGGTGTGGTTGTTGTGTGGGCTGCTATTTGTATGCTCACTGCTGCGGTGACGTCCTACCAGGGCTTATACGTACAGAGATTCTTTCTCGGTTTCGTTGAGAGTATAATCCCCACTGGGTTCATGTGCATCGTCTCGGGGTACTATACGCAAGCTGAGCAGTCGTTGCGACAGAGTTGGTGGTTCTCGTCGACTGGACTGTTCACCATTATCGGTGGAGCGATGAACTATGGTTTTGCGCAGATTACGGGTGGTGGGTTGAAGAGATGGCAGTATATCTACCTCCTCGCTGGATCACTCACCTTTTTGTTTGGACTattctgcttcatcatgccAAATTCGCCTGTATCAGCTTGGTTCCTCACTTCTGAAGAACGATTCGCTGCTGTCGAGCGTTTGAGACATGGACAAACCGGTGTTCGTTGCACCAAGTTTAAAAGCTCCCAACTAAAAGAAGCTATCCTCGACGTCAAGATCTGGCTCGTCGCACTTATGATGGCATCAGCATACACCGTCAACGGCGCAGTAAGCGGTTTCGGACCCCTCATCGTCTCGACCTTCGGCTGGAGCACCCTCCACTCCATCCTGTTCCAATTCCCCCTCGGCGGACTGTGCTTCATCGTGATCCTCCTCACAGGCTGGCTTGGCTCCAAGTTCACCAACATCCGTATCTTCATGCTCATCTTCACATGTCTCCCCGTCATCGCAGGCTGTGCCATCATCTGGAAGAGCGAGTGGAGTTACCGCGCTGCTGCACCGGTGGTGGGATACTCGATCACAGGATTCTTTGGGGGAACGGTGAGTCTGATAATCACTATTGGAATGTCGAACGTTGCGGGTCATACGAAGAAGAGCTTTATGGCTGCTACAATATTTGTGGCGTATTGTGTCGGAAATATTGTTGGGCCGCAGCTAGTTTGGAGtcagacgaagaaggatCACTATCCGGCTCTTTGGCTGGGGTTGATTATCTG TTATATCATTTGTATTTGTGCGTCGACTACACTGTACTTTGTTCTGAGGAATGAGAACAAGAGGAGGGATGCGCTGGGGCTGGGAGATGAGAGCGAGAGAGCCAAGCTGGCGTTTCAGGACTTGACTGATAAGGAGAACCCTTACTTCCGCTATGTTTACTAA